The window CACCGGATCCGAGTGGCTGTACACGTACGCGTGGTACGACTCCTCGGCGAACTCGATCTCGACCTTCTCGCCGCGCTCGTAGCCGAACTGCTCGCAGAACTGCTCGCCCTCGTCGTCCTCCGCGAGGACGGTCCCGACCAGCGCGCCGTCGCCCGCTGCCGCGAGGTCGCGGGCGTCCTCGATCAGCGCCGTCCCGGTGCCCTGGCCGCGGTGGCCCGGTTCGACGTGGAGCCACCGGAGGATCGCGTGGTCGCCGACCTCGACGTCGGCGAACCCGAGCACCTCGCCGCTCTCTTCGGCGACGCGGATCCGGTTCGCCTCGTCCTCGATCCGCTCGCGGAGCGCGTCCTCGGAGAACACCGCGGCCACGATGGTCTCGATCTGGTCCGGGGACAGCGAGTAGGAGGTCTGGAAGGACTGTTCGGCGATCCGCTCGATCCGCTCGGCGTCGTCGGGCTCGGCCGCTCTGACGTCCATGACCGCAACCGTCGCCGCCGCGGCGATTAACTCAATTTGCGGTTCCGTGGCCGGTTCCCCACGTTCGCCTGCGGGATACGCTCCACCGCTCCCGCGACGCCGGCCGCGTCGACCGCTCGCGGGGCGCTGGAGTCCGTGCGCGCACTCCATTCAATACGGTGTCACGTTGAAGGTGGACGAGTCACATGAACAACGTATGCCCTACGCCAGCAACGACGGGGTCGAACTCCGCTACGAGACGGCGGGCCCCGACGACGCCCCGGCGGTGGCGTTCGTCGAGGGCCTCGGCTACGGCACCTGGATGTGGCGCCGGCAGCGCCCCGCCGTCGCCGAGTCCTACCGTACCGTGATCTGGGACAACCGCGGCACCGGCGAGTCCGACGAACCGGAAGGGCCGTACACGACCGAGGGGATGGCCGGCGACCTGGCGGCGGTCCTCGACGACGCAGGGATCGACCGCGTGCACCTCGTCGGCGCGAGCCTCGGCGGGATGATCGCCCTCCAGTACGCGCTGGACTACGACGGCGCCGCGTCGCTGTCGCTGCTGTGTACCTCGCCCGGCGGCGAGGAAGCTCCGCCGATGCCCGAGGAGACGCGCGCCCGCGTGTTCGACGTCCCCGACGATCTGGACCGGGCGGCGGCGATCCGGTACAGGATGCGGCCGGCGTTCACGGAGGACTTCTGGGAGGAACACCCGGACGTGATCGACCGCATCGTCGACTGGCGCCTGGAGACCGATCCCTCCGACCGGGCCTACGAGTGGCAGGCCGCCGCGGCGACGGGGTTCGACGCGACCGACCGCCTCGGCGAGGTCGACGTCCCCGAGCTCGTCCTCCACGGCACCGACGACCGCGTCGTCCCCGTCGAGAACGGCCGGCTGCTTGCGGAGGGCCTTCCCGACGTCCGCCTGGAGACCGTCGCCGGCGGCTCGCACCTGTTCTTCATAGAGCGGGACGAACTCGTGAACGAGCGTCTGCTGTCCTTCCTCGACGATGTCTGAGCACGGTCCCCAGCGCTGGGTCGGCAACTGGAGCGGCCGACGCGCGGCGCTGACCCCCGACGGGGTCGGTCTGGTCGACGCCGCGACCGGCGCGGAGTACACCTACGCCGACCTCGACCGGCGGGCGAACCGGACCGCGCGGCTGCTGGCGGAGTACGGGGTGAGGGCCGGCGGGAGCGGTGAGAGCGGGGAGAGCCCTCGCGGGGAGAGCGCGGCCGCAGACGAGGAACCCGGGAGCGTGACCGTGATCGCCCGGAACCGCCCGG of the Halomicrobium salinisoli genome contains:
- a CDS encoding alpha/beta fold hydrolase is translated as MPYASNDGVELRYETAGPDDAPAVAFVEGLGYGTWMWRRQRPAVAESYRTVIWDNRGTGESDEPEGPYTTEGMAGDLAAVLDDAGIDRVHLVGASLGGMIALQYALDYDGAASLSLLCTSPGGEEAPPMPEETRARVFDVPDDLDRAAAIRYRMRPAFTEDFWEEHPDVIDRIVDWRLETDPSDRAYEWQAAAATGFDATDRLGEVDVPELVLHGTDDRVVPVENGRLLAEGLPDVRLETVAGGSHLFFIERDELVNERLLSFLDDV
- a CDS encoding GNAT family N-acetyltransferase codes for the protein MDVRAAEPDDAERIERIAEQSFQTSYSLSPDQIETIVAAVFSEDALRERIEDEANRIRVAEESGEVLGFADVEVGDHAILRWLHVEPGHRGQGTGTALIEDARDLAAAGDGALVGTVLAEDDEGEQFCEQFGYERGEKVEIEFAEESYHAYVYSHSDPVAPLGGDEPVDVPDTVTMDGRELTVDADDDVPGTDGPFFRTFEDPSDEEAYGYVCSNCGSVEIGSDSLGRLECKECGNKHLADQWDAAYL